In Populus alba chromosome 1, ASM523922v2, whole genome shotgun sequence, a single window of DNA contains:
- the LOC118039099 gene encoding probable serine/threonine-protein kinase PBL19, protein MKCFYIFKDKFKKKKGQANSAPEPGDQSKSNSSPPSRKAKSLLSPRSIPELYKEKEHNLRVFSFQELKEATNGFNKLLKIGEGGFGSVYKGTVRPASGQGDPIVVAIKKLNNHGFQGHKQWLAEVQFLGVVNHSNLVKLLGYCSVDSERGIQRLLVYEYMPNRSLEDHLFKRGPPTLSWRKRLEIILGAAQGLAYLHGGMEVQVIYRDFKSSNVLLDKDFKPKLSDFGLAREGPTGDRTHVSTAVVGTYGYAAPEYVETGHLTVHSDVWSFGVVLYEILTGRRTLERNHPVKEQKLLDWVKQFPVDSKRFSMIIDPRLINENSFNAAKQIAKLADSCLNKNAKERPTMTQVVERLKQIIQDLEGENTSTNRNAESSQSSLSRRKQNKV, encoded by the exons ATGAAGTGTTTCTATATTTTCAAGGATAAatttaagaagaagaaaggacaAGCAAATTCAGCCCCAGAACCGGGAGACCAAAGCAAATCAAATAGTTCACCTCCGAGTCGTAAAGCGAAATCCTTACTATCTCCAAGAAGCATACCTGAATTGTACAAAGAGAAGGAGCACAATTTGCGAGTTTTCAGTTTTCAAGAGCTTAAAGAGGCAACAAATGGTTTTAACAAATTGCTAAAGATTGGAGAAGGTGGCTTTGGGAGTGTGTATAAGGGAACAGTCAGACCTGCCAGTGGTCAAGGTGATCCTATAGTGGTCGCCATTAAAAAGCTCAACAATCATGGCTTCCAG GGCCATAAACAATGGCTTGCAGAAGTTCAATTTCTTGGAGTTGTTAATCACTCGAACCTAGTGAAACTTCTAGGTTACTGCTCTGTTGATAGTGAAAGAGGGATCCAACGGCTTCTGGTTTATGAATATATGCCCAACAGAAGCTTAGAAGATCATCTTTTCAAGAGAGGTCCACCCACTCTGTCATGGAGGAAAAGATTAGAGATAATCCTTGGTGCTGCTCAAGGATTGGCTTATTTGCATGGAGGAATGGAAGTCCAG GTTATTTATCGAGATTTTAAATCCTCGAATGTTCTTTTGGACAAGGACTTTAAACCGAAGCTCTCTGATTTCGGGCTTGCTAGAGAAGGACCGACGGGTGATCGAACTCATGTATCCACTGCG GTGGTTGGTACATATGGATATGCTGCTCCTGAATATGTTGAAACAGGCCATCTCACCGTTCACAGTGATGTATGGAGTTTCGGCGTTGTTCTCTATGAAATCCTTACTGGCAGGCGAACGCTGGAAAGAAATCACCCTGTAAAAGAGCAGAAGCTTCTAGATTGGGTGAAACAATTTCCAGTTGACAGTAAAAGATTTAGCATGATAATTGATCCACGACTCATAAATGAGAACTCTTTCAATGCAGCAAAGCAAATTGCTAAGTTGGCAGATAGCTGCCTTAACAAGAATGCGAAAGAGCGGCCGACAATGACTCAAGTGGTAGAGAGGTTGAAGCAAATAATACAAGATTTAGAAGGGGAGAACACCTCTACAAATAGGAATGCTGAATCGTCTCAATCTAGCTTGTCGAGGCGCAAACAGAACAAG GTATAA
- the LOC118039097 gene encoding beta-amylase 3, chloroplastic — protein sequence MNTRHIHSFLHFFSPSSALKTPKRKMTLTLRSSTSFISLKDTRSPKTPDDFSGTISFAHIKPSCRLQAKNSMQEAQLSHDEILMTEGRKSKKGGELHTISGPRSSNDSKVPVFVMLPLDTITIGGNLNKPRAMNASLMALRSAGVEGVMVDAWWGLVEKDGPLKYNWEGYAELVQMVQKHGLKLQVVMSFHQCGGNVGDSCSIPLPPWVLEEMSKNPDLVYTDRSGRRNPEYISLGCDSLPLLRGRTPIQVYSDYMRSFRKRFKDYLGDVIMEIQVGMGPCGELRYPAYPETNGTWRFPGIGEFQCYDKYMRASLEASAEALGKKDWGRGGPHDSGQYNHFPEETGFFRRDGTWNTEYGQFFLEWYSGKLLEHGEKILAAAEGIFQGTGAQLSGKVAGIHWHYRTRSHAAELTAGYYNTRHHDGYLPIARMFSKHGVVFNFTCMEMRDGEQPEHANCSPQGLVRQVKMATRTAGTELAGENALERYDAGAYTQVLATSRSESGNGLTAFTYLRMNKKLFEGDNWRQLVEFVKSMSEGGRNEKLSECDSHGTNLYIGFIKDKSVQKTKEAALA from the exons ATGAACACACGGCACATTCATTCATTCCTACATTTCTTCTCTCCCTCCTCTGCTCTTAAgacaccaaaaagaaaaatgacttTAACACTGCGATCTTCAACTTCTTTTATCAGTCTAAAAGACACCAGAAGCCCCAAAACTCCTGATGATTTTTCTGGCACAATTAGCTTTGCGCATATCAAGCCATCATGCCGTCTTCAAGCAAAGAATTCAATGCAAGAAGCACAGCTTTCACACGATGAAATCTTGATGACAGAAGGAAGGAAAAGCAAGAAAGGGGGAGAACTACATACAATATCAGGTCCTCGTAGTAGCAATGACTCTAAAGTGCCTGTGTTTGTGATGCTGCCACTTGACACAATAACAATTGGGGGGAACTTGAACAAGCCAAGAGCAATGAATGCTAGCTTGATGGCCTTGAGAAGTGCAGGAGTCGAAGGAGTAATGGTGGATGCTTGGTGGGGATTGGTGGAGAAAGATGGGCCTTTAAAATACAACTGGGAAGGGTATGCAGAGCTTGTGCAGATGGTGCAAAAGCATGGCCTGAAGCTTCAAGTAGTCATGTCCTTTCATCAGTGTGGAGGAAATGTTGGAGATTCTTGCAG CATTCCCCTGCCTCCATGGGTGCTTGAAGAGATGAGCAAAAACCCTGATCTTGTCTACACAGACAGATCAGGAAGGAGGAATCCTGAGTACATTTCCTTGGGCTGTGACTCGTTACCATTACTTAGAGGAAGGACACCCATACAGGTCTACAGTGATTACATGAGGAGCTTCCGCAAGAGATTCAAAGATTACCTAGGAGATGTTATTATG GAAATTCAAGTGGGGATGGGTCCATGTGGAGAGCTGAGATACCCAGCTTATCCAGAAACCAATGGCACATGGAGGTTTCCTGGAATTGGAGAATTCCAATGCTATGACAAG TACATGAGAGCTTCACTGGAAGCATCGGCTGAAGCACTTGGAAAGAAAGACTGGGGACGAGGAGGACCCCATGATTCCGGCCAGTATAATCATTTTCCTGAAGAAACTGGATTTTTCCGCAGGGATGGAACATGGAATACTGAATATGGACAGTTCTTCTTAGAATGGTACTCAGGGAAGCTACTAGAGCATGGCGAAAAAATCCTAGCAGCTGCAGAAGGAATATTTCAAGGAACTGGAGCACAACTATCAGGAAAGGTTGCAGGAATTCATTGGCATTACAGAACGAGGTCTCATGCAGCTGAACTAACTGCAGGATACTATAATACTAGACACCATGATGGGTACCTACCAATAGCACGGATGTTCAGTAAACATGGGGTTGTATTCAATTTCACCTGCATGGAAATGCGAGATGGAGAACAGCCAGAACATGCAAATTGTTCTCCACAAGGATTAGTGCGGCAAGTGAAGATGGCTACGAGGACTGCTGGAACTGAACTTGCTGGGGAGAATGCATTGGAGAGGTATGATGCAGGTGCATACACACAAGTTTTGGCAACAAGTCGATCAGAATCTGGCAATGGATTGACTGCATTTACATATCTAAGAATGAATAAGAAGTTGTTTGAAGGGGACAACTGGCGGCAATTAGTGGAGTTTGTTAAAAGCATGTCAGAAGGTGGTCGGAACGAGAAACTATCGGAGTGTGACTCCCATGGAACTAACCTTTACATTGGCTTTATCAAAGACAAGAGTGTTCAGAAAACTAAGGAAGCTGCTCTGGCATAA